GCCGCTGGAGTCGGGGCCTTGGGGACTTCCTCGGACTTCTTGGAACAGGCGCACAGCAACGCGGCGAGTGCGAGCACGTGGAGTCGGTGGAGCATCATGGGCCCTGCTATCTATCAGATGCGGCTGGGGCTTTCCCTTTCCTGGGAGTGCATCAGGAGGGGACTTCCTGCTATGGCCTTGTCCCGTGCAACCCTACGAGCTCATCAAGGCCAAGCGCGACGGCGGCAGGCTGGACCCGTCGGACATCGAGGCGTTCATCCAGGCGTACACCGCCGGCACCGTGGCGGACTACCAGATGGCCGCCATGTGCATGGCCATCTTCTTCAAGGGGCTGGACTCGCGGGAGCTGGGGGCGTGGGCGCGCGCCATGCTCAACTCCGGCGAGGTCCTGGACCTCTCCGACACGCCGGCCATCAAGGTGGACAAGCACTCCACGGGCGGCGTGGGCGACAAGGTGTCGCTGAGCCTGGCGCCCCTGGCGGCGGCCTGCGGCGTGCCGGTGCCCATGATTTCCGGACGGGGCCTGGGTCACACCGGCGGCACCCTGGACAAGCTGGAGTCCATCCCCGGCTTCCGCGTGGACCTGTCCACGGAGCGCTACCGCCAGCTGGTGCGCGAGGTGGGCTGCTGCCTCATCGGCCAGACGGCCCAGGTGGCCCCGGCGGACAAGAAGCTCTACGCGCTGCGCGACGTGACGGCGACGGTGGACTGCATCCCGCTCATCGCGTCGTCCATCATGAGCAAGAAGCTGGCGGAGGGCATCGACGCGCTGGTGCTCGACGTGAAGGTCGGCAGCGGCGCCTTCATGAAGACGGCGGACGACGCGCGCGTGCTCGCCCGGACCATGATTGGCCTGGGCGCGGAGATGAACCGCAAGGTCGTGGCCCTGCTCACGGACATGGACCAGCCCCTGGGCCGCCAGGTGGGCAACGCCCTGGAGGTCCGCGAGGCCGTGGACATGCTCCGCGGCGAGGCGCCCGACGACTACACGGAGATCACCTACGCGCTGACCGCGGAGATGCTGGTGCTGGGCAAGAAGGCCGCCACCGTGGAGGAGGCGCGCGGGATGCTGCGCCGCTCCGTGGAGGACGGCAGCGCGCTCAAGAAGCTCAAGGAGATCGTCCGCTCGCAGGGCGGCGACCCGCGCTCCATCGACGACTACTCGCTGTTGCCCACCGCGAAGGCCACCACGGAGGTGGTCGCGCCGCGCGACGGCTTCGTCACCGGCATCCACACCGAGGGCGTGGGGCTGGCGGCGGTGGCGCTGGGCGCGGGGCGGCAGCGGGTGGACAGCCAGATCGACCCCGCCGTGGGCTTCACGCTGCTCAAGAAGGTGGGCGACGTGGTCAGGGAGGGCGAGCCCGTGGTGCAGGTGCACTACAACGACGCCGGCCCCGTGGACGACGTGCGGGCGCGGCTGCTCGCGGCCTACCGGTTTGGCGACCAGGCTCCCGCGGTCCGTCCCCTCGTGCTGGACCGGCTGGAGTAGTCGCGAGCGCCGCGTCCCGGCCCCCCTGCGCACCATGGCCCCCTCGTTCCGCGAGCTGCTGTCGGAGGTGAAGAAGGAGATCCACGAGGTCTCCCTCGAGCACGTCCGAGGCCTGTTGGACTCGGGCGCGAAGGTGAAGCTCATCGACGTGCGCGAGGCGGACGAATACGCCGGGGGCCGGCTCCCCGGCGCGGTGCACATCCCCCGGGGGTTCCTGGAGCTGCGCATCGAGGAGAAGGCGGACCGCGACGAGGAGCTCGTCCTCTACTGCGCGGGCGGCACCCGGTCCGCGCTCGCGGCCCGGACGCTGCGGGAGCTGGGCTACACGCGGGTGGCGTCGCTCGCGGGCGGCTACAACCGCTGGAGCGACGCGGCCCTCCCGGTGGAGAAGCCGGTCGTGCTCTCCCCGGACCAGAAGGAGCGCTACCGCCGCCACCTCATCCTCCCGGAGGTGGGCGAGGAGGGGCAGGCGCGGCTCCTGAAGTCGAAGGTGCTGCTGCTGGGCGCGGGCGGGCTGGGCTCTCCCGCGGCGCTCTACCTGGCCGCCGCGGGCGTGGGCAC
This Corallococcus silvisoli DNA region includes the following protein-coding sequences:
- a CDS encoding thymidine phosphorylase is translated as MQPYELIKAKRDGGRLDPSDIEAFIQAYTAGTVADYQMAAMCMAIFFKGLDSRELGAWARAMLNSGEVLDLSDTPAIKVDKHSTGGVGDKVSLSLAPLAAACGVPVPMISGRGLGHTGGTLDKLESIPGFRVDLSTERYRQLVREVGCCLIGQTAQVAPADKKLYALRDVTATVDCIPLIASSIMSKKLAEGIDALVLDVKVGSGAFMKTADDARVLARTMIGLGAEMNRKVVALLTDMDQPLGRQVGNALEVREAVDMLRGEAPDDYTEITYALTAEMLVLGKKAATVEEARGMLRRSVEDGSALKKLKEIVRSQGGDPRSIDDYSLLPTAKATTEVVAPRDGFVTGIHTEGVGLAAVALGAGRQRVDSQIDPAVGFTLLKKVGDVVREGEPVVQVHYNDAGPVDDVRARLLAAYRFGDQAPAVRPLVLDRLE